From the genome of Hymenobacter sp. PAMC 26628, one region includes:
- a CDS encoding GldL-related protein, whose translation MKAKHAVVLFVFGLCADFIGALLKIMHWAGADALLIMGMTLKVIGALAFLYKLVTHPKVKDFLYW comes from the coding sequence ATGAAAGCCAAGCACGCCGTTGTTCTATTCGTTTTTGGGCTCTGCGCCGATTTTATAGGCGCGTTGCTCAAAATTATGCACTGGGCTGGGGCCGATGCACTGCTGATTATGGGCATGACACTCAAGGTCATTGGTGCCTTGGCCTTCCTTTACAAGCTGGTTACGCATCCCAAGGTTAAAGATTTTCTATACTGGTAA